A single region of the Raphanus sativus cultivar WK10039 chromosome 1, ASM80110v3, whole genome shotgun sequence genome encodes:
- the LOC108836860 gene encoding uncharacterized protein LOC108836860 translates to MLQWLLKGVSSMTSAERRFLDDIWCASKATRDEPISGLMKSSETSPSTANQGREEAAMWECAECTLLNPLLAPICELCTAANPKEKEKEMKHKVWSCKFCTLENKLEKCEACGQWRYSYGQPLSTPAPNVGT, encoded by the exons ATGCTGCAATGGCTGCTGAAAGGCGTTTCCTCGATGACATCTGCTGAAAGGCGTTTCCTCGATGACATCTGGTGTGCTTCCAAGGCGACCAGAGATGAACCGATATCTGGTCTCATGAAATCATCAGAAACTTCACCATCCACTGCAAACCAAGGCCGAGAAGAAGCTGCAATGTGGGAGTGTGCAGAATGTACCTTATTGAACCCT TTGTTGGCTCCGATATGCGAGCTATGCACTGCAGCAAATCcaaaggaaaaggaaaaagagatgAAGCACAAAGTCTGGTCTTGCAAGTTCTGCACGCTTGAAAACAAGCTGGAGAAGTGTGAGGCTTGTGGTCAGTGGAGATACTCGTATGGACAACCATTGTCGACTCCTGCTCCTAATGTTGGCACTTGA
- the LOC130497565 gene encoding uncharacterized protein LOC130497565, with protein sequence MYEGTGDPDNHIAQYKQRMLAVVIPRDAREATMCKGFGSTWTGPALQWYINLPNESIKSFATLSDKFVEQFASSLDLEKNSDDLYEILQHRNEPLRSYIARFNQAKVAIPECNADMAISAFKRGLLPEGDLYKELIKYKCRIMEDVLSRAWAQVRWEEDVASRAKAGPKYDQKSSKPTRTDRDEPSHSKSARETSNPNRGRYQHRPLPRPEGMMVSTWPDISHLAISKPELIGVLRQMVPQVKWPPKMKAVEANRNPSDGASSIVTMVILRRIA encoded by the coding sequence atgtatgaaggTACTGGGGATCCCGACAATCATATTgctcagtacaagcaacgcatgctagcAGTAGTAATCCCTcgggatgcacgggaagctaccatgtgcaaaggATTCGGTTCAACCTGGACCGGCCCTGCTCTCCAGTGGTATATCAACCTGCCTAACGAATCCATCAAATCCTTTGCAACTCTTAGCGATAAGTTCGTAGAGCAGTTCGCTAGCAGCCTTGACTTAGAGAAGAACTCAGATGATCTCTATGAgatcctccagcataggaatgaGCCCCTTCGTTCTTACATAGCTCGCTTCAACCAAGCAAAGGTGGCAATCCCTGAGTGCAACGCTGATATGGCTATCTCAGCCTTTAAGAGGGGTCTACTTCCGGAGGGAGATCTttacaaggagctgatcaaatacaagtgcaggaTTATGGAAGACGTACtgtctcgtgcttgggctcaagtaagatgGGAAGAAGACGTTGCTAGTAGGGCCAAAGCCGGCCCGAAGTATGATCAGAAGTCATCAAAGCCTACAAGGACTGACCGCGACGAGCCTTCTCACTCTAAGTCCGCTAGGGAGACTAGTAACCCGAACAGGGGCAGGTATCAGCATCGACCTTTGCCTAGACCCGAAGGGATGATGGTATCTACTTGGCCTGACATCTCCCATCTTGCGATATCCAAACCGGAACTGATCGGTGTCTTACGACAAATGGTTCCTCAAGTCAAGTGGCCTCCCAAGATGAAGGCCGTAGAGGCTAATCGAAACCCAAGCGATGGTGCGAGTTCCATAGTGACCATGGTCATACTACGGAGGATTGCATAG
- the LOC108847804 gene encoding LOW QUALITY PROTEIN: filament-like plant protein 6 (The sequence of the model RefSeq protein was modified relative to this genomic sequence to represent the inferred CDS: inserted 1 base in 1 codon), which produces MDRRSWPWKKNSSHKTTLVVDSSAAANNSHSHVEKDVVKKPKYVKISGEQYTHLTGLEEQIKTYDCQIKSYESQVEAYEDQVKNFEEQNKTYNVQIKSYESQVEAYEEQVRSYEEQIEAYDEKVQIYAEQVETLNEQIATKEALVKQHSKVAEDAVAGWEKADAEALTLKNTLEYVTLSKLTAEDRATHLDGALKECMRQMWNLKKDHEVNLHDVSLAKTKQIEKLTMEFEKRISDYEHELLRSEADSDALSRTLQERSNMLVMVSEDKSRADTEIETLKRNQETCEKEIKSLSYEVHVVSRELEIRNEEKNMCIRSAEVANKQHLEGVKKITKLEAECQRLRILVRKKLPGPAALAQMKLEVENLGGDTRPKRSPRKASSPCKSPRGYSSSGSDFSVDNSQKKENEFLKERLLAIEEETKMLKEALAKRNYELLESWNLCAQSNTKLQSLEAQLQQNKQLSSISVSEDGNDDSGSCSGRSFSTTPSQQTKKEMATLQRVESVSSQVELMDDFLEMEKFACLPNQSTGNGSIDSKDSSNDQKSELVSVEANTDRGNLAVMELIARLSKVLESVSADADLEMVVEDVKCILQDVNVFIDQEKTYDVQVHPPEAVADLCPAEAELHSVHQDLKTDVSRIHEFVLLLRKDVRTSEDTVIELNDLVELINGFSITFEHVLIGDKNLDDFVSDLANVFNEAMELKVTFRGLSSFEVEIVSPDCIDKVALPESKAVDKDSSKEIYQNGRSKAPCDENKDMRYESDSKSQEIEELKSEKEKMVVDIEELKSQLQESEKTLADIRSHLDSAQRPNRLADTQLRCMTESYRSLETCAADLEIDVNQIKEKVKSLENELEDEKHNHQEAIMRCHELEEHIQRKISLVDENEEEADIKTKQERELTAAAEKLAECQETIFVLGKQLKSLWPQPEQXESYSEEELGTKNYALDEGDSADTWVNEVPRFMESPKCPSDTETIDLRNSPVNIVYYRLGISYPEVTEMQARAIFEAAASMQDQGVTVLPEIMVPLVGTPQELGHHIRAPFALDLQISIYIMHF; this is translated from the exons ATGGACCGACGAAGTTGGCCCTGGAAGAAAAACTCATCTCATAAAACAACCTTAGTGGTCGATTCTTCTGCTGCTGCTAATAATTCTCATTCTCATGTAGAAAAG GATGTTGTTAAGAAGCCAAAGTATGTGAAAATCTCCGGGGAGCAGTATACACATCTCACTGGTCTAGAAGAACAGATAAAGACATATGATTGTCAGATTAAATCTTACGAGAGTCAGGTTGAAGCTTATGAGGATCAAGTAAAAAACTTTGAAGAACAGAACAAGACGTACAATGTTCAGATTAAATCCTACGAGAGTCAGGTTGAAGCTTACGAGGAGCAAGTTAGGAGCTATGAAGAACAGATTGAAGCCTATGATGAGAAGGTTCAGATCTATGCTGAACAAGTGGAGACACTGAATGAGCAAATAGCTACCAAAGAGGCTTTAGTGAAGCAACACTCCAAGGTCGCTGAAGATGCTGTTGCAGGTTGGGAGAAAGCTGACGCTGAAGCTTTGACGCTGAAAAACACGCTGGAATATGTTACTCTCTCGAAACTCACAGCTGAAGATCGTGCGACCCATTTGGACGGCGCGTTGAAAGAGTGTATGAGGCAGATGTGGAACTTGAAGAAAGACCATGAAGTGAATCTGCATGATGTTTCTTTGGCCAAGACAAAGCAGATTGAGAAACTAACAATGGAGTTTGAGAAGAGGATCTCTGACTATGAACATGAGCTACTAAGGTCTGAAGCTGATAGTGATGCCTTATCAAGAACTTTACAAGAACGGTCCAACATGCTAGTGATGGTTAGCGAGGATAAGTCAAGAGCTGACACCGAAATCGAGACCTTGAAGAGAAATCAAGAAACATGCGAAAAGGAAATAAAGTCTCTCAGTTACGAAGTCCATGTAGTTTCTAGAGAGCTTGAGATACGCAACGAAGAGAAGAACATGTGTATTAGATCCGCAGAAGTTGCCAACAAGCAGCACTTGGAAGGGGTGAAGAAGATAACTAAGCTGGAAGCAGAATGTCAGAGACTTAGAATTCTTGTGAGGAAAAAGCTTCCAGGACCAGCTGCACTTGCTCAGATGAAGCTTGAGGTTGAGAACTTAGGTGGAGACACTCGCCCGAAGAGATCTCCAAGGAAGGCTTCTAGCCCCTGCAAGTCTCCTAGAGGATATTCATCTTCTGGTTCCGACTTCTCTGTCGATAATtcacaaaagaaagagaatgaGTTTCTGAAAGAACGTTTACTTGCGATAGAAGAAGAGACGAAAATGCTTAAAGAAGCCTTAGCAAAGCGGAATTATGAGTTGTTGGAGTCATGGAATCTTTGCGCTCAGAGCAATACTAAGCTTCAAAGCTTGGAAGCTCAACTCCAACAAAACAAGCAATTAAGTTCAATTTCTGTTTCTGAAGATGGGAATGATGATTCTGGAAGTTGCAGTGGTCGATCTTTTTCAACAACTCCTTCACAACAGACCAAGAAGGAGATGGCAACACTGCAGAGGGTTGAAAGTGTTAGCAGTCAAGTCGAGCTTATGGATGATTTTCTTGAAATGGAGAAGTTTGCTTGTTTGCCAAATCAATCTACTGGAAATGGTAGTATTGATTCCAAAGATAGTTCAAATGATCAAAAGTCAGAACTGGTGAGTGTTGAGGCTAATACCGATAGAGGTAATCTAGCAGTGATGGAACTCATAGCTAGATTATCAAAGGTTCTTGAATCTGTATCTGCTGATGCTGACTTAGAAATGGTCGTGGAAGATGTAAAATGTATTTTGCAAGATGTGAATGTTTTTATAGACCAGGAAAAAACTTATGATGTGCAGGTTCATCCTCCTGAAGCAGTGGCTGATTTATGTCCAGCAGAAGCAGAGTTGCACAGCGTCCACCAAGATTTGAAAACTGATGTTTCTCGGATTCATGAGTTTGTTTTGTTGCTAAGGAAAGATGTAAGGACAAGTGAGGACACTGTGATCGAATTGAATGATTTGGTTGAACTGATCAATGGCTTCTCCATCACGTTCGAACATGTTTTAATTGGAGACAAAAATTTGGACGATTTTGTCTCGGATCTTGCTAATGTCTTCAACGAGGCCATGGAGCTAAAAGTAACCTTCAGGGGTCTTTCTTCCTTCGAGGTTGAAATTGTGAGCCCAGATTGCATAGATAAGGTTGCGTTACCCGAGAGCAAGGCTGTAGATAAAGATTCATCTAAAGAAATATATCAAAATGGACGTTCTAAGGCTCCCTGTGATGAAAACAAAGATATGAGGTATGAATCAGACTCCAAGTCACAGGAAATAGAAGAGCTGAAATCAGAAAAGGAAAAGATGGTAGTGGACATTGAGGAACTAAAGTCTCAGTTACAAGAATCTGAGAAGACGTTAGCTGACATCAGATCACATTTAGATTCTGCTCAGAGGCCAAACAGGCTTGCGGATACACAACTCAGATGTATGACTGAGTCATACAGATCACTTGAAACATGTGCAGCTGATTTAGAGATTGATGTGAACCAGATTAAGGAAAAGGTAAAGAGTTTAGAGAATGAACTTGAGGATGAAAAACACAATCACCAAGAAGCTATTATGAGGTGccatgaacttgaagaacataTTCAAAG aaaaatttctttgGTTGATGAGAATGAGGAAGAGGCTGATATCAAGACGAAACAG GAGAGAGAGTTGACAGCAGCAGCAGAGAAGTTAGCAGAGTGTCAAGAGACCATATTTGTGTTGGGGAAGCAGCTGAAGTCATTGTGGCCGCAACCTGAAC GTGAGTCCTATTCTGAGGAGGAGTTAGGCACCAAGAACTACGCCTTGGACGAAGGAGATTCAGCTGATACTTGGGTTAACGAGGTCCCTAGATTTATGGAATCTCCAAAATGTCCCTCTGATACAGAGACTATTGATTT AAGAAACAGTCCAGTTAACATTGTATATTACCGGCTTGGAATATCATATCCAGAGGTAACGGAGATGCAAGCTCGTGCGATTTTTGAAGCAGCAGCGTCAATGCAAGACCAAGGTGTCACTGTTCTTCCTGAGATTATGGTTCCACTTGTAGGAACTCCTCAG GAACTGGGTCACCATATTAGAGCTCCATTTGCGCTGGATCTGCAAATAAGCATATACATTATGCACTTCTGA
- the LOC130497563 gene encoding uncharacterized protein LOC130497563, whose protein sequence is MKMEVAELLKKGYLREFLSDKAKNLLNKEGPGLPIEAAPALPPQKDQVIHVITGGSEVSGISSAAAKRSTRNARNGQGAEGPKRLLLGTDEISFTAREQEKILIPHHDALVISLTITNCLVKRILVDNGSSSNIIFHSAFADLGLEPTALTRKVTPLVGFSGEVKQTLGEVLLPVYDEGVNQATKFLVVDCPSSYNVILGRPWIHDMGAVPSTLHQLVKFPTPWGIKAVKGDQENARSCYQTTLKGKTQVL, encoded by the coding sequence ATGAAGATGGAAGTCgccgagctcctcaagaaaggcTACCTACGGGAGTTCCTCTCGGATAAAGCCAAGAACCTTTTAAATAAAGAAGGTCCCGGTCTCCCTATTGAGGCAGCTCCTGCATTGCCACCACAGAAAGACCAGGTGATCCATGTCATCACAGGCGGATCAGAGGTAAGCGGAATTAGCAGTGCCGCAgccaagagaagtactcgcaaTGCCAGGAACGGCCAAGGGGCCGAGGGTCCCAAGCGCCTACTCCTTGGAACAGATGAGATCAGTttcactgcaagggagcagGAGAAGATCCTCATCCCTCATCATGACGCTCTcgtcatttcacttaccataaCAAACTGTttggtcaagcgaatactaGTAGATAATGGTAGCTCCAGCAACATAATCTTCCATTCGGCCTTCGCCGACTTGGGTTTGGAACCTACAGCTCTAACCAGAAAGGTAACTCCCCTCGTAGGTTTCAGTGGAGAAGTCAAACAAACCTTAGGAGAGGTCCTTCTTCCCGTGTATGATGAAGGGGTAAACCAAGCCACAAAGTTCCTGGTCGTCGATTGCCCCTCATCATACAACGTGATAttgggaaggccttggatccacgacatgggagccgtaccttcaACTTTGCACCAGCTGGTCAAGTTCCCAACCCCTTGGGGCATCAAAGCGGTCAAGGGAGATCAAGAGAATGCTAGGTCTTGCTATCAGACTACCCTTAAGGGGAAGACTcaggtcttatag